A region of the Chloroflexota bacterium genome:
GGCTTTTCGGGGCGGGTGCACGTCCACCACCTGGAACCCAACACCACTTATCACTACACCCTCACGCTGGAAGAAAACCGGCCTTCCTCTCGCGAAGCGCCTTACCCGTCGTTCACCACGGCGCTGCCCCCGGGTGAGATTGCCGACTTCGCTTTTGCCTTTGGCTCGTGTTTCATGCCTGGCTTGCTGAACGACGGCGAGATCTTCCGCCGGCTCGACGCCTTGCGCCCCCGCTTGGACCTCCGTTTCTTGCTCATGTTGGGCGACCAGATTTACGCCGATGCCTGGTGGAAGAATGGCATTGACAAAGTCGCCCTCACGGAAGAGGATTACCGGGCGGTGTATCGTCACACCTGGGAGCACCCCGCGTGGCGTCAGGCGCTGCAAAACTTGCCGGTGTTTATGACCCTGGACGACCACGAAGTGGATGACGACTGGGCGTGGACTTCGCCGGAGCGCTATGAGGGGCGCATTCCCTGCTGGCACTATGTGGAGCGGTGGTTGCGCCGCCTGCCCCCAGAAGCCCGCCGCCTCAGCCATCGGCGCATTCAGGCGGCGCTGCAAACCTATTGGGAACACCAGATGATGCACGCCCCGCCGTTGTTGCACCCCCCGGAGGGCGTCAAGCACGACCGCCCGCTCATCCTCCCTGCCGACGACGGCCATTTTGCCTATACCTTTACCTTTGGCCCCGCGGCTTTCTTTGTGATGGATACCCGCACCCAGCGCATCCACGGCCAGCGGATGCTCAACCGCGCCCAATGGGAAGCCCTGGAGACCTGGCTGCTGGAAGTCAAAGACACTTTCCCGGTGAAGTTCATTATCTCGTCGGTGGCGGTCATTTTTGAACTCTGGGGCGACTTCAGCCGCGATCGCTGGAACGGCTACCCGGATGAGCGCCGCCGCCTGTTGCACTTGCTCGCTGCCAATCACGTCGAGCATGTTTACTTCCTCACCGGCGACCTGCACAGCGCCTATGCCGTCGAGGCTACCCTGCAACCTGAGGGCAGCCCCCCGCTCAAGGTGTGGGAATTTTGCTCTTCGCCTTTTGAGCAGATGACTAACAAGTTGACCCTCTTCGCTGCCCGCAAAGTGCACACTTACCCTATCATCAAGCATAAAATCCACTTCCGCATGGCCCGCCCCAATGTGGGCATTGTGAAAGTGCGTTTTGACGCCCAGGGGAAGCCCCACGTGCGCTATGAAATTTACGATGACCAGGGGCACGATGAGCCTTCTTATGCTGTGGATGCTTCCTGAAGTTGCTATTTCAGGCCCAAGAATTGCACCGTGCACATAGCGAGGCGCCGCGCTTGACGAAAACCGCAGGTACGTGTAACCTAAAGGAAACCTTTCCCTCTACCCAGGCCGCTTGGGGAGCCGATTATGGACATTCTGGAACTGGTCGACCGTTTGGAAGAACTTTTCAACGAAAGCCGTGCTGTGCCTTTCACGCACAACGTCATCGTAGATGAAGACCGCATGTTAGACATCATCGACCAGATGCGTATTACCATTCCCGACGAGGTGCGCAAGGCGCGGCAGTTGCTCAATCAGAAAGAACGGGTGTTGGCGCAGGCGAAGGAAGAGGCCCAGCGCACCATTCAGTTGGCACAGGAACGTCGCGAGCAAATGATCCAGCGCGATGCCATCGTGCAGGAAGCCGAAGCCCGCGCGCGAGAAATCATTGCTCAGGCACGCGAAGACGCCGAAGCCATCCGGCGGGAAGCCGACGACTACGCGCTGCAAAAACTGCAAGAGCTGGAAATGGCCCTGGCGCGCATGATGGCCGAGGTGCAGAACGGCATTCAGGCGTTGCAGCAAACCCAGGCCGCGGCCGAACCGCCGCCTGTCGCGCCGCCGGAAGCCTGACCAGGGGGACGTTGTGGTATAATGTGCGCCGCTACCCGCCCCCATAGCTCAGTGGATAGAGCGTCGGCCTCCGGAGCCGAAGACCCGCGTTCGAGTCGCGGTGGGGGCATCTCCCGCAGCCCAGGCGGTCGTCTGGGCTGTTTGTTTAACCTGGATTTCGGCTAAGCGCCCTGAGCGGAAGTGCGAGCATTTCGGCGCGCCGACCCGCAACAGTGATGGTTTTGGAGCATCCATGACGGCTTACACCGCCTTTACCGACATCCCTTCGTGGGGCACGCTGGGGGTCACTGTCTCCCCGGCGGGCCTGGTGGCCGTGCATTGGGGGCCTTCCCCCGCGCACCCTGGCGGGCTGGCGGGCGAAGCCGATGCGCCGGTTGCCCAGGCGCTGCGCTGCGCGGCTTCCCAGTGGCTGGCGCACCTGCGGGAATATTTTGCTGGAAAGCGGCAGGTCTTCCCTCTGGAAATCGCGTGGCGTACCTTGTCGGCCTTCCAGCGGCAGGTGCTGCAGGCCACGGCGGCCATTCCTTACGGCGAAACGCGCACCTACGGGCAAATTGCCGCTGCCATCGGGAAGCCTGGGGCTGCTCGCGCCGTGGGGCGCGCGCTGGCTTCCAACCCCATGCCCATTGTCATCCCCTGCCACCGGGTGGTGAGTGCTGACGGCCGCCTGCATGGTTACAGCGGGCCGGGCGGTCTCGAAACCAAAGCCCGCCTGCTGGCATTGGAAAGCGCCAGCCTTGCCCTCACCCCGTAGTTCGCAGGTCAGGACGACATCCCGCCCTGCCCCCAGTATTCTGCCATGCCCCTCCGCATCCGCCTGACCTACGCCAAAACCGATGCCATGCGCTACACCGGCCATTTGGACGTGCAGCGCACCTTAGAGCGCACCTTCCGCCGTGCCGGGTTGCCGCTGCTGCACAGCCAGGGCTATCACCCCCGCCCCAAGATGCACCTGGCCTCGGCGCTGCCGTTGGGGTGCACCGGCGAACACGAATTGGCCGATTTCTGGCTGACCGAGCCGCTGCCTTTGGAAACCATCGAGGCGGCCCTGCGGCAGGCTGCGCCGCCGGGTATTCGCGTTCTGGCTGTGGAAGCCGTCCCGGCCGGGGAACCGCCCTTGCCCAACCAGGTGGTGGCAAGCGAATATCGCGTCACGCTGCTGGAAACCGTACCCGACCTGGCAGTGCGTGTCCACCGTTTGCTGGAAGCCGAGCACCTGCCGCGAGAACGCCGCGGCAAGCCCTACGACCTGCGCCCGTTGATTGAGGCGTTGGAAATCTTGCCGCCGGATGATGCTGGCCGCCCCCGCTTGCAAATGCGTCTCAGCGCGCGCGAAGGCGCCACCGGTCGCCCCGACGAGGTGCTCGCGGCGCTCGACATTCCCCTTGGGGCAGCCCGCATTCACCGTACCCGGCAATTCCTGCGGTCAGCGTGATACAATTTCTTCGCAGCCCGTGAAAGGGGGCGTTCTCCCGCCCCGCCCATCAGTTTTCTGAGGCCTGGTATGTTCCCCATCAAAGACACTGTCCGTTCGCGCTCGTTCCCCCTGATGAACTGGCTGCTCATCGCGGCCAACGTGTTGGTTTTCCTGCACGAAGACCACCTGAGCCAAATGGCGTTGCGGCGCTTCATTGACACCTATGGCATGGTGCCTGCTCGCCTGTGGCTGCACCCTCTGGAAGCCTGGCCTACCCTCTTTACCAGCATGTTCCTGCACGGAGGGTGGTTCCATTTGCTTAGCAATATGTGGGTGCTTTTCATCTTTGGCGATAACGTGGAAGACCGCATGGGGTCGTTCCGTTACCTGCTGTTTTACCTGCTGAGCGGGCTGGCAGCCGGGCTGACGCAGGCGGCGATTTTGCCCACCAGTCACGTGCCCACGGTGGGGGCCAGCGGTGCGATTGCCGGCGTGTTGGGCGCTTATATGCTGTTTTACCCCCGCGGCCGGGTGTTGACTTTGGTGCCGATTTTCTTTTTCATCACTTTCGTGGAAATCCCGGCCTGGATTTTCATCGGCATCTGGTTCCTCACCCAGTTGTATTCCGGCTGGATGGCGCTGTTGCCTTACGGTGCCCACACGATGGGAGGCGTTGCCTGGTGGGCGCACATTGGCGGGTTTATGTTCGGCCTCCTTTTTGCCAACCTGTTCGCACAAAAGCACTATCGGCGCTATGCCGATGAATTTTATCGCTGGTAATGGAGGTGAATGATGGGTGGTAGTTTTTGGGATCTGTTTTGGCTTTTCTTGATGATCGCTTCTCTGGAGCCGTGGCTGCGTCAGCGGATGCTGGAAAACGCCCGGGTTCGGATGATGCGCGAGATGGAAAAGAAGCGCGGCTCGCGCGTCATTGCGCTCATCCATCGGCAGGAAACCTTTTCGTTCCTCGGTTTCCCGATGGCGCGCTACATTGATATTCAAGATTCCGAACAGATCTTGCGCGCCATCAAACTGACCGACGATAGCGTGCCGATTGACCTGATTTTGCATACCCCTGGCGGCCTGGTGCTGGCGGCGGAGCAAATTGCCTACGCACTCAAAAAGCATCCCGCCAAAGTCACCGTGTTCGTGCCGCACTACGCCATGTCGGGTGGTACGTTGATTTCCCTCGCGGCGGATGAGATCGTGATGGACGAGAACGCAGTGCTGGGGCCGGTGGATCCACAGTTGGGGCAGTATGCTGCGGCTTCCATTTTGAAGGTGGTGGAGCAAAAGGACATCAATCGGGTGGACGATGAGACTCTCATCCTGGCCGATGTTTCCCGCAAGGCCATTGAGCAGGTGAAACGCACGGTGACCCGCATTCTGGAAGGCAAGATGCCTCCCGACAAAGCGGAGGAACTGGCTGAAACCTTAGCCACCGGCCGGTGGACGCACGATTACCCCATCACGGTGGAAGAGGCGAAGGAACTCGGCCTGCCGGTTTCCACCGACATGCCCGCCGAGGTTTACAAGCTGATGAATCTCTACCCGCAAACGGCACAACGGCGCCCTTCGGTGCAATACATTCCGATACCCTACGGCCCGACCAAGCGCAACGGCGAGGGAACGCCGAAGAAGTAATCCGCAGATTTCACCGATGAGCACAGATTACATCTGGAAAGCAGCGGAGGGGCGCAGATTGTGCAGGTGCTGAACAGGGCGGGACGCCGTCCCGCCCTACGGAGCGCCTCGGCGTGCTGCCCCGTAGAGAGCCGCTTCCGCTCATCTTCCCCATCTGTGCAGATCTGTGCTAATCTGCGGACTTTTCCCCCGGAGGGACCCATGGAAACCCTGCGTGAGCGTCCGTTGTCCAACGGCGGCGTGCTGCGGCTGGTGCACGGCGACATCACCGCGCAGGCGGTGGACGCCATCGTGAACGCGGCCAACAGCCACCTTGCCCACGGCGGCGGGGTGGCTGCTGTCATTGCCCGCAAGGGCGGCCGCGTGGTGTGGGAGCAGTCCCGGCGGTGGGTGCAGGAACACGGCCCGGTGCCCCATGACTGCCCGGCTTACACCTCGTGCGGCAATTTGCCCTGCCGTTACATCATTCACGCGGTGGGGCCGGTGTGGCATGGCGGTCATGATGACGAAGACGCCAAACTGCGGGCTGCGGTGCAAGGCGCATTGCAGCGCGCTGAAGCATTGGGTTTGACTTCCATCGCCTTCCCGGCCATCAGCACCGGCATTTACGGTTTCCCCAAAGGGAGGGCTGCGGAGGTGTTCTACCGGGCCATCGCCGATTATTTCGCTGTCCATCCTCAGAGCCCCTTGCGCGATGTGCGCCTGGTGCTCTACGACCGCCCCACGCTGGAGGCGTTTCTCGCCGTGTGGGATGCCGGGGACGCTGCGTGACGCATGAGCGACCGCATTCGCTCCCGCCGGAACCCGAAGGTGCAGCATGTGCGCCGCTTGCTGCGCAGCGCCCGCGTGCGGCGTGAGGTAGGGCAGTTTGTGGCCGAGGGCGTGCGGCTGGCCGAAGAGGCGCTGGCCGCGGGCTGGCAGCCGGTGTGGGTGCTGTTTTCCGACGACATCGGCGCGCGCGGGCAGGCGGTGGTGGAAGCCTTCCGGCAGCAGGGGGTGCCGGTGTTTGCGGCCTCGCCAGAGGTCATGCAGGCGGCCAGTGCCACCGAAACGCCGCAGGGCGTGCTGCTGGTGTTGCCGTTGCCCCCGCCCCGCTGGCCGGATGACGCGGATTTCCTGCTGGTGCTCGACGGTGTGCGCGACCCTGGCAATGTGGGCACGATGTTGCGCACGGCCTGGGCGGCGGGGGTGCAGGGCGTGCTGCTTTCCCCCGATTGCGCCGACCCCTTCAACCCCAAAGTGGTGCGGGCAGGCATGGGGGCGCATTTCCACCTGCCGCTGCGCCGCGCGCCGTGGGAGGCGCTGCTTCCCCTGCTGGAAGGCAAGGCCCGCTTCCTGGCCGCGGGGGGCGAAGGGGTGCCCTACACGACGGCCGACTTTCGCCAGCCCCTCGCGCTCATCGTGGGCGGGGAAGCCCACGGCGCGGGGCAAGCCGCGCGGCAAGCCGCCACCCAGGTTGTGCACATTCCCATGCCCGGCGCGGCGGAATCGCTCAATGCGGCAGTGGCAGCGGCGGTTTTGATGTTCGAGGTGGTGCGGCAGCGAAGGTGAGCGGTTGAGGGGGAAAGTGTGGATGCCCTGGTGCTCCGACCTTGGCGCGTGCAAGGCCTGGCGACGTTTTGCGCCCTTACCTCCCCCTGCTTGCGGGCAAAAAATGGTATGATGGAGGGGGTTAAAAATTTTCGCACCGTGCAAGGAGGTGTTGTTTGCCTCTCCCCACCTACGACTTCGTGGTCATCGGCAGCGGCTTCGGCGGCAGCGTTTCGGCGCTGCGGCTGGCCGAAAAGGGCTATTCGGTGCTTGTATTGGAGCGCGGCAGGCGCTTTCGCGACCAGGATTTCGCCACCACCAACTGGCAGTTCTGGAAATACCTCTGGGCGCCGCCGCTGCGCAGTTTCGGCATTCTGGAAATCAGCCTGCTGAACGGCCTGATGGTGCTGCACGGCGCGGGCGTGGGCGGCGGCAGTCTGGGCTACGCCAACGTGCTGGAAGTGCCACCCGACGATATGTTTGCCAACCCCGCCTGGCGCGACCTCGCGGACTGGAAAACCCTCCTCGCCCCCCACTATCAGACCGCCCGCCGGATGCTGGGCGTTGCCCGCAACCCGCGTCTGACCCCCGCCGACCATGCGCTGCAGGCCGTCGTGACCGACCTCGGCCAGGGCGACACCTTCCGCCCCACCGAGGTCGGCGTGTTTTTCGGCCCGGAAGGCGAAGAAGTGCCCGACCCCTTTTTCGGCGGCGAAGGCCCGCCCCGCCGCGGCTGCCAGTTTTGCGGAGCGTGCATGGTCGGCTGCCGCCACAATGCCAAAAACACCCTGGTCAAGAACTATCTCTACCTGGCTGAAAAGCGCGGCGTGCAGGTGCTGGCCGAGCGGGAAGTCACCGACCTGCGCGCCCTGCCGCCCGACCAGCCCGATGAAGCCCGCTACGAAGTCCGCTTTCGGCGCAGCACGGCGCTGCTGCCGCGGGAAGCCGCGGTGGTGCGCGCCCGCCATGTCGTGGTCGCAGCGGGGGTGCTGGGCACCCTGAAACTGCTCTTCCACGCCCGCGAGGTCAGCGGCGGCCTGCCGCGGCTTTCCCCGCGGCTGGGCGAAAACGTGCGCACCAACAGCGAAGAACTGGTGGGCGCGGTGGCGCGCACCCGCAAGGTGGACTTTTCCCAGGGCATTGCCATCACCAGCATCGCCCGCGCGGATGCGGAAACCCGCATCGAGCCGGTGCGCTACCCGCGCGGCTCTTCCCTCATGCGGCTGATTGCCGCCCCCACCCTGCCCGACCCGCGCACCCCGCGCGGCAAACGCTGGCTCGGCGCGGTGGCGGCGCTCTTCCGCACGCCCGGGCATGTCGCCCGCACCTACATCCTGCCCGGCTGGGCCGACCGCACGACCATCCTATTGGTCATGCAAACCGCCGACAACCGCCTCAGCCTGCGCTACGGGCGGCATCCCCTCTATGCCTTCCGCCGCGGGCTGGTAGTGCAGCACGACCCCCTGCGCCCCATTCCGGTGGGCGTGCCCGGCGGCCACGAAGCCGCCCGCCGCTTCGCAGCCCGCATTGACGGCATGGTGGCCGGTTCAGCCGCCGAAAGCCTGCTCGGCCTGCCCATCACAGCGCACATCCTTGGGGGCGTGCCCTTTGGCCGCGACGCGCAGGAAGGCGTGGTAGGGCTGGACGGCCAGGTGCATCACTACCCCGGCCTCTATGTGGTGGACGGCAGCATCGTACCCGCCAACCCCGGCGTCAACCCCAGCCTGACCATCACCGCCCTGGCCGAATATGTGCTGAGCCAGATTCCCCCAAAATAATCCCTTCCCCGCTCACCTCACTACCCGACTATCCGACGATCTGACTACCCGACCCCCGGAGGCCCCCCATGTCCCTGCTCCACACCCTTCTCACCCCACCCTTGAAAGCCATCCTGGCCCGCATGAGCAAGCGCCGCCTGCCGATGACCGACGGCGAACTGCACCTCGAGGGGCTGCAGGCGCCCGTGGAGGTCATTCGCGACCGTTGGGGCGTGCCGCATATTTACGCCCAAAGCGAGCACGACCTTTTCTTCGCCCAGGGTTATGTCCACGCTCAGGATCGGCTGTTTCAAATGGAAATCGCCCGGCGGCTGGCCTTGGGCCGCCTGAGCGAGATTTTCGGCGAGATGGCGTTGGATACCGACCGCATGGCGCGCCGTTTTGGCTTCCCGCGCCTGGCCCGGCAGGAATGGGAAAGCGCCCCCGATGACCTGCAGGGGATGTTGCTGGCTTACGCCGACGGCGTCAATGCTTTCATTCACGCTATGGGCGACACCAAAGAGGTGGGCTTCTCGCTGCTGCGCCTGACGCCGGAAGACTGGCACCCGGAACACACCCTGGCGATCGTGCGGGTGATGATTTGGGAACTCTCGCACGGCTGGCAGGGCGAACTGGTGCGGGCGGAACTCGCCGAAACCGTGGGGGCTGAGCACGCCGCCGATTGGGAAATCCACTACCCGGCGCGCAATCCGCTCACCTTGCCGGAGGGCATTGAATTCAACCGTTTGGACCCCGACGGCAGCCTGCACCACGCGCGAGGGCCATTCCTCGCCCGCGGGCAGGGGAGCAACACCTGGGCCGTGGCGGCTTCCCGCAGCGCCACGGGCGGCGCGGTGCTGGCCAACGATATGCACCTCAAGGTGGGGGTGCCCGGCGTGTGGTATGAAAACCACCTGGTGGCCGGGGACGCGCTGGAAGTAAGCGGCGTGAGCATCGCCGGCGTGCCGTTAGTGCTGGTGGGGCACAACGCCCGCCTCGGCTGGGGCATGACCCTGGCTTATGTGGATGCCGAAGACCTTTTTGTGGAGCGTTTCGACCCGCAGGACCCCACGCGTTACCTCTTCCGTGGCGAATGGCGCACGGCAGAGGTGGTGGAGGAGCCCATTGTCGTCAAAGGGCGCAGCGAGCCGGTGGTCGAAAAGGTGGTGATCACCCATCACGGCCCGGTGATTTCGCCGGTGGTTTCGTATGGCCCGGCGCTGCGGGCCGAGGCCGACTTTGTGGAGCGGCTGACGGTGGCTTCGATGGCCCTGCAGCCGGGCGAAATGGTGCGCGGCTGGTGGCTGCTCAACAAAGCCGCCAACTGGGATGACTTCGTGGAGGCCCTGCGTTGGATCGAAGCGCCGCAACTTTGCACCAGTTACGCCGATGTGGAAGGCAACATTGGCTGCTGGGTGACGGGCAAACTGCCCGTGCGTGCCAGGGGCGACGGCAGCGTGCCGGTGCCGGGCTGGACGGGCGAATATGAATGGGTGGGCGAGGTGCCTTTCGAGGAAATGCCCCATACGCTCAACCCCCAGCGTGGCTATCTGGTCAACACCAACAACAAAGTCGTGGGCGATGATTACCCCCACTTCCTCGGCAATATCTGGATGAACGGCTACCGCGCCCGCCGTCTGGAACAAATGCTCACGGCGAAGGATAAACTCACCCTCGATGACCACGCGGCCATGCAGGTGGACGTCACTTCCCTGCCGGGGCAGGAATTCGTGGAAGCCCTGGCCGATTTCCAGAGCGACGACCCCGACGCTGCCCTGGCGCTGCGCCTGCTGCGGGCATGGGATTTCCAACTCACGCCCGACACGGTAGGCGGCACCGTCTACGAAGTCGCCCGCTACACGCTGGTGCGCAATCTGTTGCTGGCTGTTGTAGACGAAGCCCTTGCCAATCGCATCATGGGCGAGGGTTATCATCCTTTAACGCTGTATGCTTCGGAATTTTACGGTCATGACGTGGTGGCGCTGCTGCGCTTTTTACGCGCCCCCGACAACTGGTGGGTGCAGCAGGCCGGGGGACGGGAAGCCTGGCTGACGCGTGGCTTGAAAGCGGCCGTAACATGGCTGCGGGAAAACCTGGGCGCTCAACCGGAAGGCTGGCGATGGGGCAAACTCCACCGCCTGCCGCTGGAGCATTTGTTGGGCACGCAGCCACCGTTGGATAAAATTTTCAACCTGCCCGCTCTGGAAATTGGCGGTGACACCGACACCCCCTTCCAAACCGCCATTTTGCCCCAAACGCCTTACGCCACCCTCAACTTTGTGCCCTCTCACCGCCAGATCTTCGACTTCACCGATTGGGACAACGCCCGTATGGTGATCTTGCCCGGCCAGTCGGGGCGGCTTGCCAGCCCCCATTACGCCGACATGGTGCCGTTGTGGTATGAGGGGCGCTATCATCCCATGTTGTGGTCGCGTGAGGAGGTGAAAGCCCATGCCGAAGGCACATTGCTCTTGCGCCCTGGGGAAGCCCACGCCGGCGCTGCACATTAGCCCCCGCAAAGCCGGAAAAGCAAAAGCCAGAGCGCATTGCTCTGGCTTTTTTTTTGAAAAGGCCGTGCCTCAATCTTCGTAGCCGTAAGGGTGGCTTTGATGCCAGGCCCACGCGCTGGCGATGATGTCGCGCAGGGCCGGGATTTGCGGCTGCCAGCCCAGTTCCCGGCGGATGCGCTCGGAAGAGGCCACCAGGCGGGAGGGGTCGCCGGGGCGGCGGGGGGCCACTTCGGCAGGAATGGGATGGCCGGTGACTTCCCGCGCGGTGTCGATGACTTCCCGCACGGAATAGCCCACACCGTTGCCCAGGTTGTAGATGAGTTTGTCGCGCTCGGCCAGCGCATCCAGCGCCAGCAGGTGAGCGGCCACCAGGTCGGCAATGTGGATGTAGTCGCGTATCGCCGTGCCGTCGGGGGTGGGGTAGTCGTCGCCGAAGATGTAGATTTTCTCCCGCTGGCCCAGGGCTACCTGCAGCACCAGCGGGATGAGGTGCGATTCGTGGGGGTGAGCTTCGCCGCGGTCGGGCAGGGCGCCCGCCGCGTTGAAGTAGCGCAGGGCGGCATAGTGCAGGCCGCGGGTGCGCCGGTACCATTCCAGAATTTGCTCGACCATCAACTTGGTCTGGCCGTACACATTGGTGGGGCCGAGGGGGGCGTTTTCATCTAACGGTTCATCGCGGGGCGCATATACCGCCGCTGTGGAGGAGAACACGAACCGCCGAATGCCCGCTTCCGTGGCGGCGTCAATCAGCCGGATGGCGTTGGCAACGTTGTTGCGGAAGTACATGCCGGGCTTTTCCATGCTTTCCCCGGCTTGAATGAAGGCCGCGAAGTGCAGCACCGCGAGGTAATCGCGGGCGTGCAGGGCTTCGCTGAGCGTTTCTTCGTCGCTCAGGTCGGCGTGGATGAATTCAGCGCCCGCCGGAACGGCCTGACGGTGGCCGGTGACGAGGGAATCGTACACGGTGACGGCATAACCGGCTTTCAGCAGGGCTTCCACAGCGGCCGAGCCAATGTAGCCCGCCCCGCCGGTGACGAATACAGAGGGCATGGTCATGGGATGCTCCGAAAACAGGGGATGATCTGCCAATTTCACCGAGGCGCACGGATTTTCTGTGCTCCTTCTCTACTCGGCTGATTGACTGACAAAACGCTGCCAGGCAGCCCAATCTCTCCTATCCCCCGATGAGCCTCGCTTGGCCTTCGACTTCGCTCAGGCCAGGCGCTCCGCTCATCTGCCCCCTTCCCTCCCTTGGCAAGGGAGGGAAGGGGGCGGCTTCAGCGACGCTGCAGCGTCGCTGAAAGCGGGGGTAGGGAGAGATCAAGCATGGAAACCAGAGCAATGAGATCTGTCA
Encoded here:
- a CDS encoding macro domain-containing protein, which gives rise to METLRERPLSNGGVLRLVHGDITAQAVDAIVNAANSHLAHGGGVAAVIARKGGRVVWEQSRRWVQEHGPVPHDCPAYTSCGNLPCRYIIHAVGPVWHGGHDDEDAKLRAAVQGALQRAEALGLTSIAFPAISTGIYGFPKGRAAEVFYRAIADYFAVHPQSPLRDVRLVLYDRPTLEAFLAVWDAGDAA
- a CDS encoding GMC family oxidoreductase, translated to MPLPTYDFVVIGSGFGGSVSALRLAEKGYSVLVLERGRRFRDQDFATTNWQFWKYLWAPPLRSFGILEISLLNGLMVLHGAGVGGGSLGYANVLEVPPDDMFANPAWRDLADWKTLLAPHYQTARRMLGVARNPRLTPADHALQAVVTDLGQGDTFRPTEVGVFFGPEGEEVPDPFFGGEGPPRRGCQFCGACMVGCRHNAKNTLVKNYLYLAEKRGVQVLAEREVTDLRALPPDQPDEARYEVRFRRSTALLPREAAVVRARHVVVAAGVLGTLKLLFHAREVSGGLPRLSPRLGENVRTNSEELVGAVARTRKVDFSQGIAITSIARADAETRIEPVRYPRGSSLMRLIAAPTLPDPRTPRGKRWLGAVAALFRTPGHVARTYILPGWADRTTILLVMQTADNRLSLRYGRHPLYAFRRGLVVQHDPLRPIPVGVPGGHEAARRFAARIDGMVAGSAAESLLGLPITAHILGGVPFGRDAQEGVVGLDGQVHHYPGLYVVDGSIVPANPGVNPSLTITALAEYVLSQIPPK
- a CDS encoding DUF2344 domain-containing protein, producing MPLRIRLTYAKTDAMRYTGHLDVQRTLERTFRRAGLPLLHSQGYHPRPKMHLASALPLGCTGEHELADFWLTEPLPLETIEAALRQAAPPGIRVLAVEAVPAGEPPLPNQVVASEYRVTLLETVPDLAVRVHRLLEAEHLPRERRGKPYDLRPLIEALEILPPDDAGRPRLQMRLSAREGATGRPDEVLAALDIPLGAARIHRTRQFLRSA
- the galE gene encoding UDP-glucose 4-epimerase GalE encodes the protein MPSVFVTGGAGYIGSAAVEALLKAGYAVTVYDSLVTGHRQAVPAGAEFIHADLSDEETLSEALHARDYLAVLHFAAFIQAGESMEKPGMYFRNNVANAIRLIDAATEAGIRRFVFSSTAAVYAPRDEPLDENAPLGPTNVYGQTKLMVEQILEWYRRTRGLHYAALRYFNAAGALPDRGEAHPHESHLIPLVLQVALGQREKIYIFGDDYPTPDGTAIRDYIHIADLVAAHLLALDALAERDKLIYNLGNGVGYSVREVIDTAREVTGHPIPAEVAPRRPGDPSRLVASSERIRRELGWQPQIPALRDIIASAWAWHQSHPYGYED
- a CDS encoding rhomboid family intramembrane serine protease — encoded protein: MFPIKDTVRSRSFPLMNWLLIAANVLVFLHEDHLSQMALRRFIDTYGMVPARLWLHPLEAWPTLFTSMFLHGGWFHLLSNMWVLFIFGDNVEDRMGSFRYLLFYLLSGLAAGLTQAAILPTSHVPTVGASGAIAGVLGAYMLFYPRGRVLTLVPIFFFITFVEIPAWIFIGIWFLTQLYSGWMALLPYGAHTMGGVAWWAHIGGFMFGLLFANLFAQKHYRRYADEFYRW
- a CDS encoding ATPase — encoded protein: MDILELVDRLEELFNESRAVPFTHNVIVDEDRMLDIIDQMRITIPDEVRKARQLLNQKERVLAQAKEEAQRTIQLAQERREQMIQRDAIVQEAEARAREIIAQAREDAEAIRREADDYALQKLQELEMALARMMAEVQNGIQALQQTQAAAEPPPVAPPEA
- a CDS encoding RNA methyltransferase, with the translated sequence MSDRIRSRRNPKVQHVRRLLRSARVRREVGQFVAEGVRLAEEALAAGWQPVWVLFSDDIGARGQAVVEAFRQQGVPVFAASPEVMQAASATETPQGVLLVLPLPPPRWPDDADFLLVLDGVRDPGNVGTMLRTAWAAGVQGVLLSPDCADPFNPKVVRAGMGAHFHLPLRRAPWEALLPLLEGKARFLAAGGEGVPYTTADFRQPLALIVGGEAHGAGQAARQAATQVVHIPMPGAAESLNAAVAAAVLMFEVVRQRR
- a CDS encoding methylated-DNA--[protein]-cysteine S-methyltransferase codes for the protein MTAYTAFTDIPSWGTLGVTVSPAGLVAVHWGPSPAHPGGLAGEADAPVAQALRCAASQWLAHLREYFAGKRQVFPLEIAWRTLSAFQRQVLQATAAIPYGETRTYGQIAAAIGKPGAARAVGRALASNPMPIVIPCHRVVSADGRLHGYSGPGGLETKARLLALESASLALTP
- a CDS encoding penicillin acylase family protein; amino-acid sequence: MSLLHTLLTPPLKAILARMSKRRLPMTDGELHLEGLQAPVEVIRDRWGVPHIYAQSEHDLFFAQGYVHAQDRLFQMEIARRLALGRLSEIFGEMALDTDRMARRFGFPRLARQEWESAPDDLQGMLLAYADGVNAFIHAMGDTKEVGFSLLRLTPEDWHPEHTLAIVRVMIWELSHGWQGELVRAELAETVGAEHAADWEIHYPARNPLTLPEGIEFNRLDPDGSLHHARGPFLARGQGSNTWAVAASRSATGGAVLANDMHLKVGVPGVWYENHLVAGDALEVSGVSIAGVPLVLVGHNARLGWGMTLAYVDAEDLFVERFDPQDPTRYLFRGEWRTAEVVEEPIVVKGRSEPVVEKVVITHHGPVISPVVSYGPALRAEADFVERLTVASMALQPGEMVRGWWLLNKAANWDDFVEALRWIEAPQLCTSYADVEGNIGCWVTGKLPVRARGDGSVPVPGWTGEYEWVGEVPFEEMPHTLNPQRGYLVNTNNKVVGDDYPHFLGNIWMNGYRARRLEQMLTAKDKLTLDDHAAMQVDVTSLPGQEFVEALADFQSDDPDAALALRLLRAWDFQLTPDTVGGTVYEVARYTLVRNLLLAVVDEALANRIMGEGYHPLTLYASEFYGHDVVALLRFLRAPDNWWVQQAGGREAWLTRGLKAAVTWLRENLGAQPEGWRWGKLHRLPLEHLLGTQPPLDKIFNLPALEIGGDTDTPFQTAILPQTPYATLNFVPSHRQIFDFTDWDNARMVILPGQSGRLASPHYADMVPLWYEGRYHPMLWSREEVKAHAEGTLLLRPGEAHAGAAH